A stretch of Desulfotalea psychrophila LSv54 DNA encodes these proteins:
- a CDS encoding hydrogenase maturation nickel metallochaperone HypA codes for MHEFSLAQGLHDQLLDLAHEHEAQRVQKAEICIGENAGIVVESFLFGFDVLASQNDITRDTELVVERDDGRDLILMRLELS; via the coding sequence ATGCACGAGTTTTCTCTTGCCCAGGGCCTGCACGATCAGTTGCTTGACCTTGCCCATGAACATGAGGCCCAGAGGGTGCAAAAGGCTGAAATCTGTATCGGTGAAAATGCCGGTATTGTTGTGGAATCATTTCTCTTTGGCTTTGATGTCCTTGCCAGTCAAAATGATATTACCAGAGATACCGAGCTGGTCGTTGAGAGAGACGATGGCAGAGATCTCATCCTGATGCGTCTTGAGCTTTCTTGA
- the ldhH gene encoding L-lactate dehydrogenase (quinone) large subunit LdhH — translation MQTAKNLSQYRTELDEALNDDFLRSMMDKFAISYKESRHKAFAGIDDKKLIGEIACAKKEAVKNLDALYAQFKKNAEKNGAVVHLAKDAQAANELIARIARDENCQSVVKAKSMTSEETLLTHYLEDEGFEVTESDLGEYIIQLRHEGPSHMVVPAIHLSRYQVRDLFSDVTGKKQNDDITTLVRVAREELRGVFVKADMGFSGGNFAIAETGTIGIVTNEGNARMASTVPRVHVALMGLEKLTANMHDALRILKALPRNATGQGLTSYVTWVTGANECASTDTGKKMHYIFLDNGRSAMAKDPQFSQVLACVRCGACANVCPVYRMVGGHKMGHIYIGAIGLILTYFFHGEEKAKNLVQNCINCGACKEVCAAGIDLPALIKEIHIRIQDKAGHPLYSALAGKMLKNRKLFHKFLRIAQTAQKPLKGKDGFMRHLPMVFFPSHDFRALPTVAKEPFRDIWQRIGKNPAKPKIKIAFFAGCVQDFVYPEQSVATIESFRDKGVSVEFPMEQTCCGLPMQMLGEMQAAKEIAIQNLEAFEKCDCDYILSMCASCVSHFKHNYKKIIGDDPIYASRVDKITDKFIDYSSFMNDVIEMKREDFITTKGEKVTYHAPCHLCRGLGVKDAPRELMVKAGLDYVPCAEEDVCCGFGGTYSAKFPKISGQLLENKLKNIQETKADILVTDCPGCVMQIRGGAKKHGLNIEVRHIAEMLAKRRK, via the coding sequence ATGCAAACTGCTAAAAACCTATCCCAGTACAGAACAGAGCTCGACGAAGCCCTTAACGATGACTTTCTCAGAAGCATGATGGACAAATTTGCCATCTCCTATAAGGAGAGCAGACACAAGGCATTTGCCGGCATCGATGACAAAAAGCTCATAGGCGAAATCGCCTGCGCCAAAAAAGAGGCTGTAAAAAACCTTGACGCGCTCTACGCCCAGTTTAAAAAGAACGCCGAGAAAAACGGTGCCGTTGTTCACCTGGCAAAGGATGCCCAGGCAGCAAATGAGCTGATTGCCCGGATCGCCAGAGATGAAAATTGCCAGTCGGTGGTTAAGGCTAAGTCCATGACCTCCGAGGAAACCCTCCTTACTCACTACCTCGAAGACGAGGGTTTTGAGGTAACAGAGAGTGATCTTGGCGAATACATCATCCAGCTCCGCCACGAGGGCCCCAGCCACATGGTTGTGCCTGCCATCCACCTCTCTCGCTACCAGGTGCGTGATCTCTTCAGTGATGTTACTGGCAAGAAGCAAAATGATGATATTACAACCCTTGTCAGGGTGGCCCGTGAGGAACTTCGTGGCGTATTCGTCAAGGCCGATATGGGTTTTTCCGGTGGTAACTTTGCCATTGCTGAAACCGGTACCATCGGCATTGTCACCAACGAAGGTAACGCCCGAATGGCAAGTACCGTGCCACGCGTTCACGTTGCCCTGATGGGACTTGAAAAGCTTACCGCAAATATGCACGATGCCCTGCGCATCCTCAAGGCCCTCCCCCGTAATGCCACCGGCCAGGGTCTCACCTCCTATGTCACCTGGGTAACCGGTGCCAATGAATGTGCCAGCACCGACACCGGCAAGAAGATGCACTATATCTTCCTCGATAACGGTCGTAGTGCCATGGCCAAAGACCCTCAGTTCTCTCAGGTACTCGCCTGTGTTCGCTGCGGGGCCTGTGCCAATGTCTGCCCCGTATACCGAATGGTTGGCGGACACAAGATGGGCCATATCTATATCGGTGCCATCGGTCTCATCCTCACCTATTTCTTCCACGGTGAAGAGAAGGCCAAAAATCTGGTCCAGAACTGTATCAACTGTGGCGCCTGTAAGGAGGTATGTGCAGCCGGCATTGACCTGCCAGCCCTGATCAAAGAGATTCACATCAGAATTCAGGACAAGGCAGGACATCCGCTCTACTCTGCCCTGGCCGGCAAGATGCTGAAGAACCGTAAACTCTTCCACAAGTTCCTCCGCATCGCCCAGACCGCCCAAAAACCTCTCAAGGGCAAAGACGGCTTCATGCGTCATCTGCCCATGGTCTTCTTCCCCAGCCATGACTTCAGGGCCCTGCCCACCGTGGCCAAGGAACCTTTCAGAGATATCTGGCAGAGAATCGGTAAAAACCCTGCTAAGCCCAAGATTAAGATTGCCTTCTTTGCCGGCTGTGTTCAGGATTTTGTCTATCCGGAACAATCCGTTGCCACCATTGAGAGCTTTAGAGACAAGGGGGTTTCCGTAGAGTTCCCAATGGAGCAGACCTGCTGCGGCCTGCCCATGCAGATGCTCGGCGAGATGCAGGCTGCAAAAGAGATTGCTATTCAGAATCTGGAAGCCTTTGAGAAGTGTGACTGCGATTATATCCTCAGTATGTGTGCCTCCTGTGTCTCTCACTTTAAGCACAACTACAAGAAGATTATTGGCGACGATCCTATCTACGCCAGCCGGGTGGATAAGATCACCGACAAGTTCATTGATTACAGCTCCTTTATGAACGATGTTATCGAGATGAAGAGGGAAGATTTCATCACCACCAAGGGTGAGAAGGTCACCTACCATGCCCCCTGCCATCTCTGTCGTGGCCTTGGGGTGAAAGATGCCCCACGCGAACTTATGGTTAAGGCGGGGCTCGACTATGTGCCATGCGCCGAGGAAGACGTCTGCTGTGGCTTTGGTGGCACCTACTCTGCTAAGTTTCCTAAAATTTCCGGTCAGCTTCTTGAAAACAAGCTAAAAAACATCCAGGAGACAAAGGCCGATATTCTCGTCACAGACTGCCCTGGTTGCGTTATGCAGATCCGTGGTGGTGCGAAAAAGCACGGTCTTAATATTGAGGTACGCCACATCGCTGAGATGCTGGCCAAGCGCAGAAAATAG
- a CDS encoding MauE/DoxX family redox-associated membrane protein, translating into MSARYQDKKYHYIDRSCCCLLAVVFFYAGIPKLFHPVDFALTIEAYGMLPDMLVIPVSYLLPLFEVVLGLALLQGRVEGVWAALFLLISFILILSYALYLGLDIDCGCFGPEDPEQAAFSGIRTALIRDFLLLIPVIIPLTLRKAYAELWLPLFLNPLFLKEKK; encoded by the coding sequence ATGTCTGCCAGATATCAAGATAAAAAGTACCACTATATAGACAGATCCTGTTGTTGCCTGTTGGCTGTGGTTTTTTTCTATGCAGGCATCCCCAAGTTGTTCCATCCAGTCGATTTTGCCCTGACCATTGAGGCCTATGGCATGTTGCCCGACATGCTGGTCATACCTGTTTCCTATCTCCTGCCCCTTTTTGAAGTTGTTTTAGGTCTTGCCCTCTTGCAGGGGCGGGTGGAGGGGGTATGGGCTGCCCTTTTTCTGCTCATCTCTTTTATTTTGATTTTAAGCTACGCCCTCTATCTCGGGCTTGATATTGACTGCGGTTGCTTTGGCCCCGAAGATCCGGAGCAGGCTGCCTTTTCGGGCATACGTACAGCCCTGATCCGTGATTTTCTCCTTCTTATTCCTGTCATTATCCCCCTTACCCTGCGAAAAGCATATGCGGAGCTTTGGCTGCCGCTTTTTTTAAATCCATTATTCCTTAAGGAGAAGAAATGA
- a CDS encoding Ni/Fe hydrogenase subunit alpha: MGKVLTIAPVTRIEGHAKIAIHLDDTGNVENAFLHIQSLRGFEKFIEGRPAEEVPRLVNRICGICPWMHHIASNKAVDRCFDVTPTATGYKLRELCQVLAHVNDKILHFFFLAAPDFVLGPDADHSVRNVMGVVKAAPELASKVVKMRQLGQMMLEKFAGKAIHPIAGVVGGFSKPMVEEERKELLEGARTLLDFSTYALDFAINNVFSKYMDVIGELGVIKTGFLGTVDRQDGSLRLFDGNLRMMKADGSFEEFQNRDYADHIGEHTVPWGYSKMPYAKFWNEGFDMSLGAPKGIYRSNTLARINVCDKISTPKAQAALEAFRELFGRPAQQTLLYHYARLIEMVYACERTIELLEWDGITDPHVRAEVTPRAGRGVGVVEAPRGTLIHDYTTDDDGCVTSANLIVGTTHNIAPMNMSVRQAASSLIKDGKYDEGILNRVEMAVRAYDP, from the coding sequence ATGGGAAAGGTATTAACGATTGCACCTGTTACCCGTATTGAGGGTCACGCAAAAATTGCCATTCATTTAGATGATACGGGCAATGTGGAAAATGCATTTTTGCATATTCAGTCCCTGCGCGGATTTGAGAAGTTTATTGAGGGGCGTCCTGCAGAGGAAGTGCCTCGTCTGGTAAATAGAATTTGTGGTATCTGTCCTTGGATGCATCACATTGCCTCCAATAAGGCAGTTGATCGTTGTTTCGATGTAACCCCTACGGCAACCGGTTATAAGTTGCGTGAGTTGTGTCAGGTTTTGGCTCATGTCAACGATAAGATTCTTCACTTCTTCTTTTTGGCGGCCCCGGATTTTGTTCTTGGACCAGATGCAGATCACTCTGTACGTAATGTTATGGGCGTTGTTAAGGCGGCTCCGGAACTTGCGTCCAAGGTTGTGAAGATGCGTCAGCTTGGTCAGATGATGTTGGAGAAATTTGCTGGCAAGGCTATTCACCCAATTGCCGGTGTTGTCGGTGGTTTTTCCAAGCCAATGGTTGAAGAGGAACGTAAGGAGTTGCTGGAAGGTGCCCGTACTCTGCTTGACTTCTCCACCTATGCCCTTGATTTTGCTATTAACAATGTATTTTCAAAGTACATGGACGTTATTGGTGAGCTTGGCGTTATTAAGACTGGTTTCCTCGGTACAGTTGATCGTCAGGATGGATCACTTCGTCTCTTCGATGGTAACCTGCGGATGATGAAGGCAGATGGTAGCTTTGAAGAGTTTCAAAACCGTGATTATGCTGACCATATTGGTGAGCATACGGTGCCTTGGGGCTATTCTAAAATGCCATATGCCAAGTTTTGGAATGAGGGCTTTGATATGAGCCTTGGTGCTCCAAAGGGTATTTATCGTTCTAATACCCTGGCCCGTATCAATGTTTGTGACAAGATCTCCACTCCAAAGGCCCAGGCAGCACTTGAAGCCTTCCGTGAGTTATTTGGTCGTCCTGCCCAACAGACTCTGCTTTATCATTATGCTCGCCTGATTGAGATGGTTTATGCCTGTGAGCGAACTATTGAGCTCCTCGAGTGGGATGGTATTACCGATCCTCATGTTCGTGCGGAGGTTACCCCGCGGGCAGGTCGTGGTGTGGGTGTGGTTGAGGCCCCTCGTGGTACTCTTATTCATGATTACACAACCGATGATGATGGCTGTGTTACCAGTGCAAATCTTATTGTGGGTACCACCCACAATATTGCGCCGATGAATATGTCTGTGAGACAGGCGGCAAGTTCACTCATCAAAGATGGAAAATATGATGAGGGCATTCTTAACAGGGTAGAGATGGCTGTTCGGGCCTATGACCCCTGA
- a CDS encoding gamma carbonic anhydrase family protein, giving the protein MLRPFLKVLPTVGKNVYVDSSSVVIGDVRLGDDVNIWPLVAIRGDVHTITIGARTNIQEGSVLHVSRKSKIKPNGFRIDIGTDVTIGHKAMLHGCQIGNRVLIGMGAIVLDGVIIEDDVLLAAGSLVTPGKRLESGFLYQGSPAQKARPLREDELDYLQESAQSYVTLKNDYLREI; this is encoded by the coding sequence ATGCTACGCCCATTTCTAAAAGTCCTGCCCACTGTTGGCAAGAATGTCTATGTAGATAGCAGTTCTGTTGTTATCGGTGATGTCCGCTTGGGTGACGATGTCAATATCTGGCCACTGGTGGCAATACGCGGTGATGTCCACACCATTACCATCGGCGCCCGCACCAATATTCAGGAGGGAAGTGTCCTCCACGTCAGTCGCAAGAGCAAGATAAAACCCAATGGTTTTCGAATCGATATTGGCACAGATGTTACCATCGGTCACAAGGCCATGCTGCACGGCTGTCAGATAGGCAACAGGGTACTTATTGGTATGGGAGCTATTGTCCTTGATGGAGTCATCATAGAGGACGATGTACTACTGGCAGCGGGTTCTCTGGTCACCCCGGGGAAGAGACTTGAAAGCGGCTTCCTCTATCAGGGCAGCCCGGCCCAAAAGGCCAGACCCCTGAGAGAGGATGAGCTTGACTATCTGCAAGAGTCTGCCCAAAGCTATGTCACCCTGAAAAACGACTACCTACGGGAAATATAG
- the hypD gene encoding hydrogenase formation protein HypD produces the protein MDVINQLPSPEALLEELHRVVSKPIRLMVVCGTHNRAILRYGIREELPDFIELVAGPGCSVCVMPTGHVDAFVKVARQPDVITATCEDLLKVRGSKESLADVLNEGVHRVEIISSPRQALELAYVEEDKIVVYPAVGFEATAPSIAETILEAAQNGVGNFCVIPSIRLLPPTIDALLLDPQLSIQGLLCSDHINTISDTEAYADLARKHSLSCCIAGFEKAEILQGILSMVKQIHRGESMVDASGAMVYSMEETARARRVVEEVFFPTETAWRGLGSIAESGFVIRDELALYDATKRFNVRFAEGTDQCMCHCNEIISGRALPPDCPAFGMACTLQNPVGPCMISNEGICAAYFKYKLESSRFSRLDV, from the coding sequence GTGGACGTGATAAACCAACTTCCAAGCCCAGAAGCATTGCTTGAAGAGCTGCATCGTGTTGTAAGTAAGCCCATTCGTTTAATGGTTGTTTGTGGTACCCATAACCGAGCCATCCTTCGGTATGGAATCAGAGAAGAGTTACCCGATTTTATCGAACTTGTTGCTGGACCTGGTTGTAGCGTCTGTGTGATGCCGACGGGACATGTTGACGCCTTTGTTAAGGTTGCCCGCCAGCCGGACGTTATTACTGCCACCTGTGAAGACCTGTTGAAGGTACGCGGGAGCAAGGAGTCTTTGGCCGATGTCCTCAATGAGGGAGTGCACCGTGTTGAAATTATCTCTTCTCCTCGTCAGGCCCTTGAGCTGGCCTATGTAGAGGAGGATAAGATTGTTGTTTATCCTGCCGTGGGTTTTGAGGCTACGGCTCCCAGTATTGCCGAGACTATTTTAGAGGCGGCCCAAAATGGGGTGGGAAATTTTTGTGTTATTCCTTCCATTCGCCTGCTTCCACCAACCATTGATGCCCTCCTCCTTGATCCCCAGTTGAGTATTCAGGGATTGCTCTGTTCAGATCATATCAATACCATTTCTGACACCGAAGCCTATGCCGATCTTGCCCGTAAACATAGCCTGAGCTGTTGTATTGCAGGTTTTGAAAAGGCAGAGATTCTACAGGGGATTCTCAGCATGGTTAAGCAGATCCATCGTGGTGAATCCATGGTGGATGCCAGTGGTGCCATGGTTTATTCAATGGAAGAGACAGCCCGGGCCCGGAGGGTGGTGGAAGAGGTTTTCTTTCCAACGGAAACGGCTTGGAGAGGTTTGGGCTCTATTGCTGAGAGTGGTTTTGTTATCCGTGATGAGTTGGCCCTCTATGACGCCACTAAACGTTTTAATGTTCGTTTTGCTGAGGGTACGGATCAATGCATGTGTCACTGTAATGAAATTATTTCTGGACGCGCCCTGCCGCCTGACTGTCCTGCCTTTGGTATGGCCTGTACCCTGCAGAATCCCGTGGGGCCCTGTATGATTTCCAATGAGGGCATTTGTGCTGCATACTTTAAGTATAAGTTGGAGTCTTCCAGATTTTCCCGTTTAGATGTCTAG
- a CDS encoding rhodanese-like domain-containing protein, with the protein MNIKVSALVFALCLAVAGNCFAFGSSKFKKEVEKETGAVKLVREVQRGGYDLLTTDELKKMIDGGQKMVIVDTMPYESSYKKAHLPGAVQFLFPIPDMNIWDSAETAGKTEADYKALLGSDLDATIVVYCGFVKCTRSHNGAVWAKKLGYKNVYRYSGGIYAWKGAGCSVAKVK; encoded by the coding sequence ATGAATATTAAAGTATCGGCATTGGTTTTTGCCCTCTGTCTGGCAGTTGCAGGAAACTGTTTTGCCTTTGGTAGCTCTAAGTTTAAAAAAGAGGTAGAAAAGGAAACAGGGGCGGTCAAGCTTGTGCGTGAGGTTCAGCGTGGTGGTTACGATCTGCTCACTACAGATGAGTTGAAGAAGATGATTGATGGGGGCCAGAAGATGGTCATCGTTGATACCATGCCCTATGAGTCCAGTTATAAAAAGGCCCATCTTCCCGGTGCTGTCCAGTTTCTCTTTCCTATTCCAGATATGAATATCTGGGATAGCGCCGAGACAGCCGGTAAGACAGAGGCGGATTATAAGGCCCTCTTAGGTAGTGATCTGGATGCTACTATTGTGGTTTACTGTGGCTTTGTTAAGTGTACTCGCAGTCATAATGGTGCTGTCTGGGCGAAAAAATTGGGTTATAAAAACGTCTATCGCTATTCAGGTGGTATCTATGCCTGGAAGGGTGCCGGTTGTTCTGTGGCCAAGGTTAAGTAG
- a CDS encoding lactate utilization protein — translation MTEKDIQLFSDRAEAVHASVARVSSMEEAYKYAVDLCAEKEERKPFPGCPKDLSNKPGKIIAAPTLSDDQFASLKGLADAKDFKLIKNNMRSYLGGVDIGFTFADYGIIDTGTIVLNCPNEELRLATMVSEAHIAVLPVAKIVADAYDIEDILTGWMKKADYTAFITGPSRTADVERVLTVGAHGPLYLHILLLEEV, via the coding sequence ATGACAGAAAAAGACATACAACTTTTCAGCGACAGGGCTGAGGCAGTTCATGCCTCAGTGGCCAGGGTCTCTTCAATGGAAGAAGCATATAAATATGCTGTAGACCTCTGTGCTGAAAAGGAAGAGCGTAAGCCTTTTCCCGGATGCCCGAAGGATCTTTCCAATAAACCAGGTAAAATTATTGCTGCCCCGACCCTGAGCGATGACCAGTTTGCAAGCCTTAAAGGCCTAGCTGATGCTAAGGACTTTAAGCTTATCAAGAACAATATGCGCTCCTACCTCGGTGGCGTTGACATCGGATTCACCTTTGCCGACTACGGTATTATCGACACAGGCACAATTGTTCTCAACTGCCCAAACGAAGAGTTACGCCTTGCCACCATGGTAAGCGAAGCACATATTGCCGTTCTCCCCGTAGCAAAAATTGTTGCTGACGCCTACGATATTGAAGACATCCTCACGGGTTGGATGAAAAAGGCAGACTACACAGCCTTCATCACCGGACCCAGTCGTACCGCAGATGTCGAGCGTGTTCTTACCGTTGGCGCCCATGGCCCCCTCTATCTCCATATTCTTCTTTTGGAGGAAGTGTAA